The Armatimonadota bacterium genomic sequence CTCTTCGGAGGGGCGGTGGCGGACCGGTACGACCGGCGGCGCCTGTTGCTCCTCACCCAGACGGGCTTCCTCCTCTCCGCGGGTCTGCTGGCAGCCCTCACCTTCGGAGGAAGGGTACAGGTCTGGCATCTCCTGGCCTTCGCGTTCGTGAACGGCTTTCTCATGGCCATGGACGCGCCCGTCCGGCAGGCCATCCTCCCCGCCCTGGTCAGCCGGGAGGATCTGCAGAACGCCATCGGGCTCAACGCGGCCATGTTCAACGGATCCCGGATCTTCGGCCCCGCCCTGGCGGGTTTCATTTACCAGGTGGGGGGACCCGGGTGGTGCTTCCTCCTCAACGCCCTCTCCTACCTGGCGGTGATCCTTCCCATGGCTCGGATCCGGGTGAACTCTCCGGTGGATCGCCGCTCCTCCTTGCTGGATCACCTTCTGGGAGGGCTCCGATACGTCCAGGAGCAGCGCATAGTGCGGTCCCTGCTCCTGCTCCTGGCGGCCGTGGGGATGTTCGGCTTCACCTGGACGGTGCTGAGCCCGGCCTTTACGGTCCGGATCCTGCACGGAGGGCCCTTGGAGAACGGCTACCTGCTCACCGCGGTGGGGGTGGGCAGTACGTTCGGAGCCCTCCGGGTGGCGGGCGGAGGAGCATCCCGTTGGCCCGGGCGGTTCGTGCTTACCAGCGCGGCGGCCACGGGGATCTTCCTCCTCGCCTTCTCCATGACCCGCCACCTCCTGGCCGCCCTGGCCTGCCTGAGCCTCACGGGGTTCTTTCTGACCTCCTTCATGTCCGCTACGAATTCCACCATCCAGTCCCTGGTGGAGGATCGGTACCGGGGGCGGGTCATGAGCCTGTATACCCTGGCCCTTCTCGGCAGCGGCCCACCCGGGAGCCTCCTGGCAGGGTCCCTGGCGGACCTGATGGGTGTCCCTGCGAGCCTCGCCCTCAACGGCGTTCTCGTGGCCCTCAGCGCGGGGATGTGCGTGATGCTGGTGCCGGATCTGGCCCGCCTGGACGGGCGGGCCCTGCGGTGTTCGACTGCCCTGCGTCCCCGTGGGGGGGCGACTTCGGAGGTTAGGTCCGGCTCAGGATGATGGCCTGTTTGAGTTCCTGAATGGCCTTGGTGATCTCGATGCCCTGGGGACATGCCTCCGTGCAGTTGAACACCGTGCGGCACCGGAAAACCCCGCTGCGGTCCGCGAGGATCTGCAGCCGCTGTTGCGCCGCCCGATCGCGGCTGTCGAAGATGAACCGATGCGCGGCCACCAGGGCTGCGGGCCCTAGGAACTCTCCTGTTCCCCAGAAGATGGGGCAGGCGGTGGTGCACACCGCGCACAGGATGCACTTGGTGGTGTCCTCGTACCGAGCGCGTTCCTCCGGAGTCTGTCGGCGCTCCTGGGGCGGAGGGGGGTCGTCGGGGACGAGCCACGGCATCACCTGCCGGTACTTCTGGAAGAAGGGCTCCATGTCCACCACGAGGTCCTTGATCACCGGTAGCCCTCGGAGGGGTTCCACGGTGATCCGGGGTCCCAGGTCCTTGATGAGGACCTTGCAGGCGAGCCGGTTGCGGCCATTGATGACCATGGCGTCGGATCCGCAGATCCCATGGGCGCAGGAGCGGCGCAGGGCCAGGGAGCCATCGAGGTTGGCCTTGATGTAGTGGAGGGCATCCAGCACCCGATCGAAGGGGTCCACGGGAACCTCGTACTCCGCCCAATAGGGCCGCCGGTCCGCTTCCGGGTTGAAGCGCTTGATGCGGATGATCGCTTGCATGGACGCCTCCCGGCTTAGTAGGTCCGTGCCTGCGGTTGGAATCGGGTAATCACCACGGGCTTGTAGCGGAACGCGAAGGTGCCATCCGAGTTGCGATAGAGCAGGGTGTGCTTGAGCCAGTTCTCGTCATCCCGGTCGGGGTAATCCTCCCGCATGTGGGCCCCCCGGCTTTCGGTGCGGTTGAGCGCCGAGCGAACCGTGGCCTCCGCCACATCCAGCAGGCAGCCCAGCTCCCACGCCTCCAGCAGGTCCTGATTGAAGACCCGACCCCGGTCGTCCAGACGGATCCTGCGATACCGCTCCCGCAGGTCCCCGAGGATCCCGAGCATCTTCTGGAGGCCCGCCCCGTCGCGGAAGATGCCGCAGTACTCCATCATGGCCTCCGCCAGCTCCTGGCGGAGGGCAGCGACCTTCTCTTTCCCTTCGCTGCGGAGCAGCCGCTCCACCTGCTCCCGGGCGTCGCGGTCGGGGTTGCGCCGGAGGCTCACCCGCTCCGCCTCCCGGAGATAGCGGACCATGTCCCGGCCCGCCCGGCGGCCGAACACCAGGATGTCCACCAGGGAGTTGGTGCCGAGCCGATTGGCCCCATGCACGGATACGCAGGCGCACTCTCCGGCCGCGTACAAGCCCGGCAGCACCGTATTCTTCTCATCCACCACCACCCGACCCCACACATCCGTGGGGATCCCCCCCATGGCGTAGTGGGCTGTGGGCTGTACGGGCACGGGCTGCCTGAGCGGATCGATTCCCAGGTAGATGCGGGCGAAGCTGGTGATGTCCGGAAGCTTCTCCTCCAGGACCTGTCGGGGCAGGTGGGTGAAATCCAGGTGGAGATAGTCCTTTCCGTCGATGCCCCGGCCCTCCCGGATCTCCGTGATCATGGCCCGGGCGATGATGTCCCGCGGCGCAAGGTCCAGGAGGGTGGGGGAGTAGCGCTCCATGAACCGCTCCCCGTGCCGGTTACGCAGCACCGCTCCTTCTCCCCGCGCGGCCTCCGACATGAGAATGCCCAGACGATAGATCCCAGTGGGATGGAACTGGTAGAACTCCATGTCCTCCAGTGGGATCCCCCGACGCCAGCAGATGGCAGCCCCGTCGCCTGTGAGGGTGTGGGCGTTGCTGGTGACCTTGTAGATCCGGCCCCAACCGCCTGTGGCGAACATCACGGCCCGGGCGTGGAAGGTGTGCAGCTCTCCCGTGAGGATCTCCCACGCCACCACCCCGCACGCCACCCCATCCTCCAGCAGGAGGTCCAGCACCTGGAACTCGTTGAAGAAGCGCACGTTCTGTCGCAGGCACTGCTGGTACAGGGTCTGTAGGATCATGTGGCCGGTTCGATCCGCGGCATGACAGGCCCGGCGTACAGGACCCTGCCCGAAGTGGTGGGTGTGCCCCCCGAACCGGCGTTGGGCGATGCGGCCGTCTGGCGTACGATCGAAGGGCAGTCCCAGGTGTTCCAGGTCATAGACGGTCTCGATGGCCTCCCGGGCCAGGATCTCCGCCGCGTCCTGGTCCACGAGGTAGTCCCCGCCCTTTACGGTGTCGAACATGTGCCATTCCCAGTGGTCCTCCTCCATGTTGCCCAGGGCCGCCCCGATCCCTCCCTGGGCGGCCCCTGTGTGGGAGCGGGTGGGATATAGCTTCGAGATCACCGCCACCCGTAGATCCGCTTGTCGGCTGAGCTCCATGGCGGCATAGAGCCCGGCTCCGCCCGCGCCCACGATGACCGCGTCAAACTCGTGCACCGCCATCGCGCATCCCCCCTTTTACTGCCCCGTGAAGGCCCCGGGCTGGAAGGTGAAGAGCACGAGGGCTCCCAGGACGGTAAAGACCAAGCCCACGGACCACAGGATCACGTTCCACACAAGCCGCCAGCCTGCTGACCGCGTGTAGTCGTACACAATCCCGCGGACCCCTACCAGTCCGTGGCTGAGGGCGAGGAGCAGGATGAGGAGGTCGTATACCCGCCAGAAGGGGGTGCTGAACCGCTGGGCTACAAACGCGAAGTCGATCCGATCCGTTCCGGTGAGTACGTGCATGATGTACAGGTGCCCCACCACGAGCCCCAGCAGGAGCACCGCGGAGATCCGAAGGTAGAGCCATCCCAGCCACGCCCAGCCATTGGTGCGTGCGCCCGTCATAGCGCTCTCCTCCTACGGAAAGATGGGCCGGAGCATGAGCACCGCCACGGGCAGCATTACCACCGCGTACAGGGCCGCCCCCACCCAGAACATGCGACGGTAGGATCGGGTGGTCCGGGGGAAGAGGTCCAGGATCATCACCAGGATCCCGTTGCCCGCATGGTACACCACCGCGGCCACCAGGAGGAACTCCAGGGGCTTGAACCAGGGCTGCTTGTAGAGAGCGAGGGCGCGGTTGTAGGCTTCGGGCCCATAGAGGAGCATGGAGGTCTCCAGGATGTGAAGCAACAGGAACACGAGGACCGCCACCCCCGTGATCCGGTGCAGGGCCCAAGCCAGCATCCCCGGTCCACCTCGGTACATCCGCCACCTCCTAGGTCCCCTGCTCGATTTCCTGGCGCATGTCGTCCATGTGGCGCTCCATGGCCTCCCACGCGGCCTGCTCGTCCCGCCGCTGGAGGGCTTCCAGGATGGCCTCGTGGAACCGGTGGGCCTTTTGGGGGCTGGCGGGGGCCCGACCCGCGGCTTCCCGACTCAGCAGCCACATCTCCGTCAGCGTGCGCACCAGGGAGGCGAGCACGGGGTTGCGGGTGGCCTCCGCCAGCTGCTCGTGAAACCGGAGATCTCCCTCCAAATCCCGCCGGCCCCCGGCCAGCTCTGCGGCCCGGCGCTCCACCAGTTCCTGCAGCTGCTCCACGTCCTCCGCGGTGGCCCTCCGTACCGCCAGAACCACCACTTCCCGCTCTACGATCCGCCGGGCCTCCAGGAGGTCCAGGAGAAACGTGCGCTCGGAGAGGCGACTCCACACCGCGGGGTCCACGGGAGCGGGGGGCTCCCGGACAAAGGTTCCGTCCCCGGGGCGGACCTCCACGAGGCCGAGAGCGGCCAGCACCCGCAGGGCTTCCCGCACGGAGGCCCGGCTTACGTTCAACAGCTCCGCCAGTTCCCGTTCGCTGGGCAGCCGGTCCCCTGGCTGGAGGTGCCGTTCGGCCACCAGCTCTTGGATCTGGTGCACGATGGCCTCGTAGAGCCGGCGGGGGCGGATGGGCTGGAAGAGGGATGCGCGATTCATGGTCTGGTGGCCTAGTGGTCTGACCAATCTTTATACTTTATGCTATGCTTAAAGTGGGCCTGCGTCAACCGGCCCCTTTCGGCATCTATAATCACAGGGGTTAGGCATGCTGCAGCTGGAGCGGTTCTCCCCACCCAAGGAAGGCCAGCGCATCCAGGTTCAGGAGGGGCGTCTTGTGGTTCCCGACTTCCCCGTCATCCCCTTCATCGAAGGGGACGGGATCGGCCCCGACATCTGGCGGGCCACCCGGCGGGTCGTAGACGCCGCGGTGGAGAAGGCGTACGGGGGCCGACGGCGGATCGCCTGGTACGAAGTGTATGCGGGCGAGAAGGCCTATCGGGAGTTCGGAGACTGGCTTCCCGCGGACACCCTTCGGGCCTTTGAGTACTACTACGTAGGGATCAAGGGCCCCCTCACCACCCCCGTGGGCGGCGGGTACCGGTCCCTGAACGTGGCCCTCCGACAGCTGCTGGATCTGTATGCCTGCGTGCGGCCCGTGCGGTGGTTCGAGGGGGTTCCCGCACCCATCCGGCACCCGGAGCGGGTGAACATGGTGGTCTTCCGGGAGAACACCGAGGACCTGTACACCGGGATCGAGTGGCCCGCGGATTCCCCGGAGGCGAACCGGATCATCGAGTGGCTGCGGGGGGAGTTCGGGGTGGAGATCCGGCCGGGATCGGCCATCGGCATCAAACCCATGAGCCCGTTCGGCAGCAAGCGCCTGGTGCGGAAAGCCATCCGGTATGCGCTGGACCGCAAGCGGCGCAACGTCACCCTCGTCCACAAAGGGAACATCATGAAGTACACGGAGGGCGGGTTCCGAGAGTGGGGGTATCAGGTGGCGAGGGAGGAGTTCGGGGACCAGACGGTCACCTGGGAAGAGGTGCAGACCCGCTACGGCGGGAAAGTCCCCGAAGGGAAGCTCCTCATCCAGGATTTCATGGCGGACATTACCTTCCAACACATCGTCATCCGCCCCCAGGACATTGACGTCATCGCCACGGGAAACCTGAACGGAGACTACCTCTCGGACGCCATTGCCGCCCTGGTGGGCGGCATCGGGATGGCTCCAGGGGCAAACATCGGAGATTTCCACGCGGTGTTCGAGGCAACCCACGGCACGGCTCCTAAGTACGCGGGGCAGGATAAGGTAAACCCCACCTCCCTGCTGCTGTCCGCGGTCATGATGCTGGAGTACCTGGGCTGGCAGGAGGCCGCGGACCTCATCATCCGGGGACTGGAAGCCACCTTCCGAAAGAAGGTGGTGACCTATGACCTGGCGCGCCTCATGGAGGGGGCCCGGGAGGTGCGCACCAGTGAGTTCGCCACGGAAGTGATCAATAACCTCTAGGAGGCGGGTCATGGCGTGGGGGCGGGCCAGGATCTCCATCGTGGGAGCGGGAGCGGTGGGGACGGCTGCAGCCCAGTGGATGGCCGCGCGGGAGCTGGGGGACATCATCCTCGTGGACATCATCGAGGGACTGCCGCAGGGCAGAGCCCTGGACCTCCAGCACGCAGGCCCCATCGCGGGATTCGACGTGCGGATCACGGGTTCCAACGACTACGCGGCCACTGAGGGATCCGACGTGGTGGTGATCACCGCAGGTTTCCCCCGCAAGCCCGGGATGACCCGGGAGCAGCTGGTGGACACCAATGCGGGGGTCGTACGCAGCATCATGCAGGAAGTGGTTCCGCGCTCCCCGGATGCGGTGTACGTGATCGTCACCAATCCCCTGGACGCCATGACGTATGTTGCCTACCGGGCCTCCGGACTTCCCCGGGAGCGGGTCCTCGGGCAGAGCGGGGCCCTGGACACCACGCGGTTTCGGGCCTTCCTGGCCGCGGAGCTGGGGGTGTCCATTCAGGACGTCCAGGCCATGGTGATCGGGGCCCACACGGACAAGGACATGGTGCCCGTGGCCTCCCTCGCGAACGTGCGGGGGATCCCGGTCCCGAAGCTCCTGCCGCGGGACCGGCTGGAGGCGGTGGTAGCCCGTACCCGACGGGCTGGGGCAGAGATCACGGAGCTCATGAAGCAGAGCGCTTTCACCGCCCCCGGGGCCGCCATCTGTGAGATGGTGGAGGCCATCCTCCGGGATCGCAAGCGCCTCATCCCGTGCTCCGTGTACCTGGATGGGGAGTACGGGGAGTGGGATGTGTGCGTGGGCGTGCCGGTGGTCCTGGGAGCCCGGGGGATGGAGCGCATCGTGGAGCTGCCCCTCTCGGAGGAGGAGTGGGCGCTGTTCCGGGCGAGCTGTGCCGCGGTGCGGGAGCTTTTGGGAGCCGTACGGGAATGAAGCTGCACGAGTATCAGGCCAAGCAGCTGTTCCGGGCCTATGGCATCCCTGTCCAGCGGGATGCGGTGATCGAGCGTCCTGAGCAGATCCCCGGGCTGTCCCTGCGTTACCCCCTGGTGCTGAAGGCCCAGGTCCTGGTGGGCGGCCGGGGCAAGGCGGGGGGAATCCAGCTGGCCCGGACCCCGGAGGAGGCGACGGAGCGGGCCCGGGCCATCCTCGGCATGGAGATCCGGGGGGAGCGGGTTCGCAGGGTCCTGGTGGCGGAGGCCGTGGACATCGAGCAGGAGCACTACCTCGCCTTCACCGTGGACCGGTCCGCGCGGCGCCTCGTTTTCGTGGCCTCGAGCATGGGCGGAGTGGACATTGAGGAGGTCGCCCGTACCCATCCAGAGCTGATCCACAAGGTGGCGATCGATCCCCTGGAGGGTTTCCTGCCCTTCCAGGCACGACAGGTAGCGCGGCGCATGGGGCTGCGGGGGGAATACCTCGTCCAGTTCGCCCAGATCGCCCACGCCCTCTACCGGGTATGCGTGGATCTGGACGCGGAGCTTGTAGAGATCAATCCCCTCGCTCGGGCGGAGGGGAAGCTGGTGGCCGTGGACGCCAAGGTGGTGGTGGACGAGAACGCCCGCTTCCGGCACCCGGACCTCCCCGAGGACGAGGAGGCCACGGAGCTGGAGCGGATGGCCCGGCGCTACGACCTCTCCTACGTGGAGCTGGATGGGGACATCGCCGTCATCGGGAACGGGGCGGGGCTCGTGATGTCCACCCTGGACATGGTGGCCCACTTCGGGGGCAGACCCGCGAATTTCCTGGATGTGGGAGGCGGAGCCAGCAGCGAGGCCATGCGACACGCGGTGGACATCGTGCTCCGTAAGCCCGGGGTGCGGGTCCTGTTCATCAACATCTTCGGTGGCATCACCCGGTGCGACGACGTCGCCCGTGGCATCGTCGCCGCTCGCCCCGCGGTTCCCACCACCATCCGGCTCGTGGGCACCAACGAGGAGGAGGGGCGCCGGATCCTGGAAGAGGCGGGGATGGCCGCCTTCACGGATCCCGAGGAAGCGGCCCGCCATGCGGTGGCTGCCGTGCGGAGGTCGTAAATGAGCATCCTCGTGGACGAGAACACCCGGGTCCTGGTCCAGGGGATTACGGGATACCAGGGTGCCTTCCACACGGCCCGCATGCTGGAGTTCGGGACCCGGGTCGTGGCGGGTGTCACGCCCGGGAAGGGCGGAGAGCGGGTGCACGGGGTTCCCGTCTTCGATACGGTGGAGGAGGCGGTCCAGGCCACGGGGGCAACCGCCAGCTGCGTGTTCGTGCCCGCCCGGTTTGCATCCGATGCGGTGCTGGAGGCCGTGGAGGCCGGCTTGGATCCCATCGTAGTGATTACGGAGCACATCCCGGTGCACGACGCCATCCGGATGGTGGAGGCGGCCCGGCGCCAGGGGATCCGCATCATCGGCCCCAACGGTCCCGGGATCACCTCCGCGGGCAAGTGCAAGATCGGGATCATGCCCAACAACCTCTTCCGGCCCGGACCCGTGGGCCTTGCCTCCCGCTCGGGGACCCTCACCTACGAGATCGTGGCCTCCCTCACCCGGGCGGGCATCGGGCAGTCCACCGCGGTGGGCATGGGCGGGGATCCCGTGGTCGGCACGGCTTTCGTGGAGCTGCTGGAGGCCTTCGAGCAGGACCCTCAGACGGAGGTGGTGGTGCTGGTGGGCGAGATCGGGGGTACCGCGGAGGAGGAGGCCGCGGCGTACATCCGGGACTCCGTACGCAAACCCGTGGTGGCGTACGTGGCCGGCCGAACCGCTCCTCCCGGCAAGCGCATGGGGCACGCCGGAGCGGTGATCTCTGGTAGCGAGGGGACGGCCCAGGCGAAGATGGAGGCCCTGCGGGCCGCGGGGGTGGCGGTAGCGGAGCTCCCGTCTCAGGTGGCCTCCCTGGTGGCCCGGGTCCTGGGCGGACGGTCCATGGGGTGAGGTGGGGTTTTTCATCCGGGTGCTGGTGAACATCGTGGGGCTCGGGCTGGGAGCCCGGATCTCTCCCGGGGCGCTTCGGTGGGAGGAGGGAGGGAGTTTGCTGGGAGCGGCGCTCTTGCTGGCGGTGGCCCACGTCACCCTGCGTCCCGTACTGCTCTTCCTCGCCCTCCCCCTGAACCTCCTGACCCTGGGACTCGCCACCCTCGGGGTGAACACCCTCCTGCTGCACCTCGTGGTTTGGGTTCTCGGGATCCCGCACGGTGGGGTCCTGGCTCTCGCGGCGCTCTCCCTTCTCCTCTCCATGCTGAGCGTGCTTCTGGCTGCCATCATGGGACCCTAGGTCCATGCAGTTCGTGATCGTCACGGGCCTCTCCGGAGCGGGCAAGTCCACCGCGGTGCACGTCTTTGAGGATATGGGCTACTTCTGCGTGGACAACCTGCCCCCCGCCTTGGTCCCCCGGTTCGCGGAGCTGGTGAGCCGCTCCCAGGGGCGGGTGGATCGGGTGGCGGTGGTGATGGACATCCGAAGCGGGGAGTTCTTCGACGAGATCGAGGAGGCCCTCCGGGCCCTGGACGAGCGCCGGCTTCCCTACCGCATCCTCTTCCTCGATGCCTCGGATGAGGTCCTGGTCCGTCGGTTCAAGGAGACCCGCCGCAAGCATCCCCTCGCTCCCGACGGATCCGTTCTAGAGGGTATTCGGGCGGAACGAAGACGCCTGGAGATCCTGCGGGAACGGGCCCACAAGATCGTGGACACCAGCGCCCTCACCCCCCAGGCCCTGCGGGCGGACCTCCAGGCGGAGTTCGGGCCAGCTTCCCTGCGGGGCCTCACCATCACCGTGCTCTCCTTCGGGTACAAGCATGGGCTGCCC encodes the following:
- a CDS encoding MFS transporter — translated: MFRAFRHPAYRTYWLGMAVSQVGTWMQATAQAFFVYQRTGSALQTGAVTFAFTLPSLLFSLFGGAVADRYDRRRLLLLTQTGFLLSAGLLAALTFGGRVQVWHLLAFAFVNGFLMAMDAPVRQAILPALVSREDLQNAIGLNAAMFNGSRIFGPALAGFIYQVGGPGWCFLLNALSYLAVILPMARIRVNSPVDRRSSLLDHLLGGLRYVQEQRIVRSLLLLLAAVGMFGFTWTVLSPAFTVRILHGGPLENGYLLTAVGVGSTFGALRVAGGGASRWPGRFVLTSAAATGIFLLAFSMTRHLLAALACLSLTGFFLTSFMSATNSTIQSLVEDRYRGRVMSLYTLALLGSGPPGSLLAGSLADLMGVPASLALNGVLVALSAGMCVMLVPDLARLDGRALRCSTALRPRGGATSEVRSGSG
- a CDS encoding succinate dehydrogenase iron-sulfur subunit, which encodes MQAIIRIKRFNPEADRRPYWAEYEVPVDPFDRVLDALHYIKANLDGSLALRRSCAHGICGSDAMVINGRNRLACKVLIKDLGPRITVEPLRGLPVIKDLVVDMEPFFQKYRQVMPWLVPDDPPPPQERRQTPEERARYEDTTKCILCAVCTTACPIFWGTGEFLGPAALVAAHRFIFDSRDRAAQQRLQILADRSGVFRCRTVFNCTEACPQGIEITKAIQELKQAIILSRT
- the sdhA gene encoding succinate dehydrogenase flavoprotein subunit, which gives rise to MAVHEFDAVIVGAGGAGLYAAMELSRQADLRVAVISKLYPTRSHTGAAQGGIGAALGNMEEDHWEWHMFDTVKGGDYLVDQDAAEILAREAIETVYDLEHLGLPFDRTPDGRIAQRRFGGHTHHFGQGPVRRACHAADRTGHMILQTLYQQCLRQNVRFFNEFQVLDLLLEDGVACGVVAWEILTGELHTFHARAVMFATGGWGRIYKVTSNAHTLTGDGAAICWRRGIPLEDMEFYQFHPTGIYRLGILMSEAARGEGAVLRNRHGERFMERYSPTLLDLAPRDIIARAMITEIREGRGIDGKDYLHLDFTHLPRQVLEEKLPDITSFARIYLGIDPLRQPVPVQPTAHYAMGGIPTDVWGRVVVDEKNTVLPGLYAAGECACVSVHGANRLGTNSLVDILVFGRRAGRDMVRYLREAERVSLRRNPDRDAREQVERLLRSEGKEKVAALRQELAEAMMEYCGIFRDGAGLQKMLGILGDLRERYRRIRLDDRGRVFNQDLLEAWELGCLLDVAEATVRSALNRTESRGAHMREDYPDRDDENWLKHTLLYRNSDGTFAFRYKPVVITRFQPQARTY
- the sdhD gene encoding succinate dehydrogenase, hydrophobic membrane anchor protein — protein: MTGARTNGWAWLGWLYLRISAVLLLGLVVGHLYIMHVLTGTDRIDFAFVAQRFSTPFWRVYDLLILLLALSHGLVGVRGIVYDYTRSAGWRLVWNVILWSVGLVFTVLGALVLFTFQPGAFTGQ
- the sdhC gene encoding succinate dehydrogenase, cytochrome b556 subunit — its product is MYRGGPGMLAWALHRITGVAVLVFLLLHILETSMLLYGPEAYNRALALYKQPWFKPLEFLLVAAVVYHAGNGILVMILDLFPRTTRSYRRMFWVGAALYAVVMLPVAVLMLRPIFP
- a CDS encoding FadR family transcriptional regulator, which gives rise to MNRASLFQPIRPRRLYEAIVHQIQELVAERHLQPGDRLPSERELAELLNVSRASVREALRVLAALGLVEVRPGDGTFVREPPAPVDPAVWSRLSERTFLLDLLEARRIVEREVVVLAVRRATAEDVEQLQELVERRAAELAGGRRDLEGDLRFHEQLAEATRNPVLASLVRTLTEMWLLSREAAGRAPASPQKAHRFHEAILEALQRRDEQAAWEAMERHMDDMRQEIEQGT
- the icd gene encoding isocitrate dehydrogenase (NADP(+)) — its product is MLQLERFSPPKEGQRIQVQEGRLVVPDFPVIPFIEGDGIGPDIWRATRRVVDAAVEKAYGGRRRIAWYEVYAGEKAYREFGDWLPADTLRAFEYYYVGIKGPLTTPVGGGYRSLNVALRQLLDLYACVRPVRWFEGVPAPIRHPERVNMVVFRENTEDLYTGIEWPADSPEANRIIEWLRGEFGVEIRPGSAIGIKPMSPFGSKRLVRKAIRYALDRKRRNVTLVHKGNIMKYTEGGFREWGYQVAREEFGDQTVTWEEVQTRYGGKVPEGKLLIQDFMADITFQHIVIRPQDIDVIATGNLNGDYLSDAIAALVGGIGMAPGANIGDFHAVFEATHGTAPKYAGQDKVNPTSLLLSAVMMLEYLGWQEAADLIIRGLEATFRKKVVTYDLARLMEGAREVRTSEFATEVINNL
- the mdh gene encoding malate dehydrogenase: MAWGRARISIVGAGAVGTAAAQWMAARELGDIILVDIIEGLPQGRALDLQHAGPIAGFDVRITGSNDYAATEGSDVVVITAGFPRKPGMTREQLVDTNAGVVRSIMQEVVPRSPDAVYVIVTNPLDAMTYVAYRASGLPRERVLGQSGALDTTRFRAFLAAELGVSIQDVQAMVIGAHTDKDMVPVASLANVRGIPVPKLLPRDRLEAVVARTRRAGAEITELMKQSAFTAPGAAICEMVEAILRDRKRLIPCSVYLDGEYGEWDVCVGVPVVLGARGMERIVELPLSEEEWALFRASCAAVRELLGAVRE
- the sucC gene encoding ADP-forming succinate--CoA ligase subunit beta: MKLHEYQAKQLFRAYGIPVQRDAVIERPEQIPGLSLRYPLVLKAQVLVGGRGKAGGIQLARTPEEATERARAILGMEIRGERVRRVLVAEAVDIEQEHYLAFTVDRSARRLVFVASSMGGVDIEEVARTHPELIHKVAIDPLEGFLPFQARQVARRMGLRGEYLVQFAQIAHALYRVCVDLDAELVEINPLARAEGKLVAVDAKVVVDENARFRHPDLPEDEEATELERMARRYDLSYVELDGDIAVIGNGAGLVMSTLDMVAHFGGRPANFLDVGGGASSEAMRHAVDIVLRKPGVRVLFINIFGGITRCDDVARGIVAARPAVPTTIRLVGTNEEEGRRILEEAGMAAFTDPEEAARHAVAAVRRS
- the sucD gene encoding succinate--CoA ligase subunit alpha, producing the protein MSILVDENTRVLVQGITGYQGAFHTARMLEFGTRVVAGVTPGKGGERVHGVPVFDTVEEAVQATGATASCVFVPARFASDAVLEAVEAGLDPIVVITEHIPVHDAIRMVEAARRQGIRIIGPNGPGITSAGKCKIGIMPNNLFRPGPVGLASRSGTLTYEIVASLTRAGIGQSTAVGMGGDPVVGTAFVELLEAFEQDPQTEVVVLVGEIGGTAEEEAAAYIRDSVRKPVVAYVAGRTAPPGKRMGHAGAVISGSEGTAQAKMEALRAAGVAVAELPSQVASLVARVLGGRSMG
- a CDS encoding phage holin family protein, with product MGFFIRVLVNIVGLGLGARISPGALRWEEGGSLLGAALLLAVAHVTLRPVLLFLALPLNLLTLGLATLGVNTLLLHLVVWVLGIPHGGVLALAALSLLLSMLSVLLAAIMGP
- the rapZ gene encoding RNase adapter RapZ — encoded protein: MQFVIVTGLSGAGKSTAVHVFEDMGYFCVDNLPPALVPRFAELVSRSQGRVDRVAVVMDIRSGEFFDEIEEALRALDERRLPYRILFLDASDEVLVRRFKETRRKHPLAPDGSVLEGIRAERRRLEILRERAHKIVDTSALTPQALRADLQAEFGPASLRGLTITVLSFGYKHGLPMDADLVFDVRFLPNPHYVPELRPHPGTHPEVRNYVLALPEAQTFRERLLEMVSFLLPHFIREGKAHLVIAIGCTGGRHRSVVFAEELGNYLRQLGYAIRIRHRDLDRE